In Excalfactoria chinensis isolate bCotChi1 chromosome 5, bCotChi1.hap2, whole genome shotgun sequence, a single genomic region encodes these proteins:
- the SIRT3 gene encoding NAD-dependent protein deacetylase sirtuin-3, mitochondrial isoform X1, with product MATGPWSGGFGAARRVMAAWRSLWERGGLARFYPQCRTGCGARSRVQGTKPFSLSAAASAVLGLGSWGGDSGKQKLTLQDVAELIQKKECRRVVVMAGAGISTPSGIPDFRSPGSGLYSNLEQYNIPYPEAIFELAYFFINPKPFFTLAKELYPGNYRPNYTHYFLRLLHDKGLLLRLYTQNIDGLERVAGIPPDRLVEAHGTFATATCTVCRRKFPGEDFRGDVMADKVPHCRVCTGIVKPDIVFFGEELPRRFFLHLTDFPMADLLFVIGTSLEVEPFASLAGAVRNSIPRVLINRDLVGPFAWQQRYNDVAQLGDVVTGVEKLVELLDWNKEMQTLIQKEKEKVGRSSVPQLPFLASIPGA from the exons ATGGCGACGGGGCCCTGGAGCGGGGGGttcggcgcggcgcggcgggtGATGGCGG CATGGAGGAGCCTGTGGGAGCGTGGTGGGCTGGCTCGGTTCTACCCTCAGTGCAGGACTGGCTGTGGGGCACGCAG CAGGGTACAAGGGACCAAGCCCTTCTCTCTGTCTGCTGCCGCCAGTGCTGTTCTAGGACTGGGCAGCTGGGGAGGTGACAGTGGGAAGCAGAAGCTCACCCTGCAGGATGTGGCGGAGCTCATTCAGAAGAAAGAGTGTCGTCGAGTAGTGGTGATGGCTGGTGCTGGGATCAGCACCCCCAGCGGCATCCCAGACTTTAG gTCCCCGGGGAGCGGCCTCTATAGCAACCTTGAGCAGTACAACATCCCTTATCCCGAAGCCATCTTTGAACTGGCCTATTTCTTCATCAACCCCAAGCCATTTTTCACTTTGGCCAAGGAGCTCTACCCTGGCAATTATAGACCCAACTACACCCACTATTTCCTGAGGCTCCTGCACGACAAAGGGCTCCTTCTACGTCTCTATACTCAGAATATTGATGGGCTGGAGCGAG TTGCTGGGATCCCTCCCGATAGACTGGTGGAAGCCCACGGCACCTTTGCTACTGCCACATGCACAGTCTGTCGGAGGAAGTTCCCAGGAGAGGACTTCAGG GGGGACGTTATGGCAGACAAGGTCCCTCACTGTCGTGTCTGCACTGGAATTGTCAAGCCTGACATTGTGTTCTTTGGCGAGGAGCTTCCGCGGCGCTTCTTCCTGCACTTGACAGACTTCCCCATGGCAGACCTGCTTTTTGTCATCGGAACGTCCCTGGAG GTGGAGCCCTTTGCCAGCCTGGCAGGAGCTGTTCGCAACTCCATTCCCCGGGTCCTCATCAACAGAGATCTTGTAGGACCATTTGCCTGGCAGCAACGCTACAATGACGTAGCCCAGCTGGGGGATGTGGTCACTGGGGTCGAGAAGCTGGTAGAACTGCTGGACTGGAACAAAGAGATGCAAACactaattcagaaagaaaaagaaaaggtgggaAGGAGCTCAGTGCCCCAACTTCCTTTCTTGGCCTCCATTCCTGGTGCTTGA
- the SIRT3 gene encoding NAD-dependent protein deacetylase sirtuin-3, mitochondrial isoform X2: protein MATGPWSGGFGAARRVMAAWRSLWERGGLARFYPQCRTGCGARRVQGTKPFSLSAAASAVLGLGSWGGDSGKQKLTLQDVAELIQKKECRRVVVMAGAGISTPSGIPDFRSPGSGLYSNLEQYNIPYPEAIFELAYFFINPKPFFTLAKELYPGNYRPNYTHYFLRLLHDKGLLLRLYTQNIDGLERVAGIPPDRLVEAHGTFATATCTVCRRKFPGEDFRGDVMADKVPHCRVCTGIVKPDIVFFGEELPRRFFLHLTDFPMADLLFVIGTSLEVEPFASLAGAVRNSIPRVLINRDLVGPFAWQQRYNDVAQLGDVVTGVEKLVELLDWNKEMQTLIQKEKEKVGRSSVPQLPFLASIPGA from the exons ATGGCGACGGGGCCCTGGAGCGGGGGGttcggcgcggcgcggcgggtGATGGCGG CATGGAGGAGCCTGTGGGAGCGTGGTGGGCTGGCTCGGTTCTACCCTCAGTGCAGGACTGGCTGTGGGGCACGCAG GGTACAAGGGACCAAGCCCTTCTCTCTGTCTGCTGCCGCCAGTGCTGTTCTAGGACTGGGCAGCTGGGGAGGTGACAGTGGGAAGCAGAAGCTCACCCTGCAGGATGTGGCGGAGCTCATTCAGAAGAAAGAGTGTCGTCGAGTAGTGGTGATGGCTGGTGCTGGGATCAGCACCCCCAGCGGCATCCCAGACTTTAG gTCCCCGGGGAGCGGCCTCTATAGCAACCTTGAGCAGTACAACATCCCTTATCCCGAAGCCATCTTTGAACTGGCCTATTTCTTCATCAACCCCAAGCCATTTTTCACTTTGGCCAAGGAGCTCTACCCTGGCAATTATAGACCCAACTACACCCACTATTTCCTGAGGCTCCTGCACGACAAAGGGCTCCTTCTACGTCTCTATACTCAGAATATTGATGGGCTGGAGCGAG TTGCTGGGATCCCTCCCGATAGACTGGTGGAAGCCCACGGCACCTTTGCTACTGCCACATGCACAGTCTGTCGGAGGAAGTTCCCAGGAGAGGACTTCAGG GGGGACGTTATGGCAGACAAGGTCCCTCACTGTCGTGTCTGCACTGGAATTGTCAAGCCTGACATTGTGTTCTTTGGCGAGGAGCTTCCGCGGCGCTTCTTCCTGCACTTGACAGACTTCCCCATGGCAGACCTGCTTTTTGTCATCGGAACGTCCCTGGAG GTGGAGCCCTTTGCCAGCCTGGCAGGAGCTGTTCGCAACTCCATTCCCCGGGTCCTCATCAACAGAGATCTTGTAGGACCATTTGCCTGGCAGCAACGCTACAATGACGTAGCCCAGCTGGGGGATGTGGTCACTGGGGTCGAGAAGCTGGTAGAACTGCTGGACTGGAACAAAGAGATGCAAACactaattcagaaagaaaaagaaaaggtgggaAGGAGCTCAGTGCCCCAACTTCCTTTCTTGGCCTCCATTCCTGGTGCTTGA
- the SIRT3 gene encoding NAD-dependent protein deacetylase sirtuin-3, mitochondrial isoform X4 — translation MATGPWSGGFGAARRVMAAWRSLWERGGLARFYPQCRTGCGARRVQGTKPFSLSAAASAVLGLGSWGGDSGKQKLTLQDVAELIQKKECRRVVVMAGAGISTPSGIPDFRSPGSGLYSNLEQYNIPYPEAIFELAYFFINPKPFFTLAKELYPGNYRPNYTHYFLRLLHDKGLLLRLYTQNIDGLERVAGIPPDRLVEAHGTFATATCTVCRRKFPGEDFRGDVMADKVPHCRVCTGIVKPDIVFFGEELPRRFFLHLTDFPMADLLFVIGTSLEVEPFASLAGAVRNSIPRVLINRDLVGPFAWQQRYNDVAQLGDVVTGVEKLVELLDWNKEMQTLIQKEKEKLDAKDK, via the exons ATGGCGACGGGGCCCTGGAGCGGGGGGttcggcgcggcgcggcgggtGATGGCGG CATGGAGGAGCCTGTGGGAGCGTGGTGGGCTGGCTCGGTTCTACCCTCAGTGCAGGACTGGCTGTGGGGCACGCAG GGTACAAGGGACCAAGCCCTTCTCTCTGTCTGCTGCCGCCAGTGCTGTTCTAGGACTGGGCAGCTGGGGAGGTGACAGTGGGAAGCAGAAGCTCACCCTGCAGGATGTGGCGGAGCTCATTCAGAAGAAAGAGTGTCGTCGAGTAGTGGTGATGGCTGGTGCTGGGATCAGCACCCCCAGCGGCATCCCAGACTTTAG gTCCCCGGGGAGCGGCCTCTATAGCAACCTTGAGCAGTACAACATCCCTTATCCCGAAGCCATCTTTGAACTGGCCTATTTCTTCATCAACCCCAAGCCATTTTTCACTTTGGCCAAGGAGCTCTACCCTGGCAATTATAGACCCAACTACACCCACTATTTCCTGAGGCTCCTGCACGACAAAGGGCTCCTTCTACGTCTCTATACTCAGAATATTGATGGGCTGGAGCGAG TTGCTGGGATCCCTCCCGATAGACTGGTGGAAGCCCACGGCACCTTTGCTACTGCCACATGCACAGTCTGTCGGAGGAAGTTCCCAGGAGAGGACTTCAGG GGGGACGTTATGGCAGACAAGGTCCCTCACTGTCGTGTCTGCACTGGAATTGTCAAGCCTGACATTGTGTTCTTTGGCGAGGAGCTTCCGCGGCGCTTCTTCCTGCACTTGACAGACTTCCCCATGGCAGACCTGCTTTTTGTCATCGGAACGTCCCTGGAG GTGGAGCCCTTTGCCAGCCTGGCAGGAGCTGTTCGCAACTCCATTCCCCGGGTCCTCATCAACAGAGATCTTGTAGGACCATTTGCCTGGCAGCAACGCTACAATGACGTAGCCCAGCTGGGGGATGTGGTCACTGGGGTCGAGAAGCTGGTAGAACTGCTGGACTGGAACAAAGAGATGCAAACactaattcagaaagaaaaagaaaag
- the SIRT3 gene encoding NAD-dependent protein deacetylase sirtuin-3, mitochondrial isoform X3, whose product MATGPWSGGFGAARRVMAAWRSLWERGGLARFYPQCRTGCGARSRVQGTKPFSLSAAASAVLGLGSWGGDSGKQKLTLQDVAELIQKKECRRVVVMAGAGISTPSGIPDFRSPGSGLYSNLEQYNIPYPEAIFELAYFFINPKPFFTLAKELYPGNYRPNYTHYFLRLLHDKGLLLRLYTQNIDGLERVAGIPPDRLVEAHGTFATATCTVCRRKFPGEDFRGDVMADKVPHCRVCTGIVKPDIVFFGEELPRRFFLHLTDFPMADLLFVIGTSLEVEPFASLAGAVRNSIPRVLINRDLVGPFAWQQRYNDVAQLGDVVTGVEKLVELLDWNKEMQTLIQKEKEKLDAKDK is encoded by the exons ATGGCGACGGGGCCCTGGAGCGGGGGGttcggcgcggcgcggcgggtGATGGCGG CATGGAGGAGCCTGTGGGAGCGTGGTGGGCTGGCTCGGTTCTACCCTCAGTGCAGGACTGGCTGTGGGGCACGCAG CAGGGTACAAGGGACCAAGCCCTTCTCTCTGTCTGCTGCCGCCAGTGCTGTTCTAGGACTGGGCAGCTGGGGAGGTGACAGTGGGAAGCAGAAGCTCACCCTGCAGGATGTGGCGGAGCTCATTCAGAAGAAAGAGTGTCGTCGAGTAGTGGTGATGGCTGGTGCTGGGATCAGCACCCCCAGCGGCATCCCAGACTTTAG gTCCCCGGGGAGCGGCCTCTATAGCAACCTTGAGCAGTACAACATCCCTTATCCCGAAGCCATCTTTGAACTGGCCTATTTCTTCATCAACCCCAAGCCATTTTTCACTTTGGCCAAGGAGCTCTACCCTGGCAATTATAGACCCAACTACACCCACTATTTCCTGAGGCTCCTGCACGACAAAGGGCTCCTTCTACGTCTCTATACTCAGAATATTGATGGGCTGGAGCGAG TTGCTGGGATCCCTCCCGATAGACTGGTGGAAGCCCACGGCACCTTTGCTACTGCCACATGCACAGTCTGTCGGAGGAAGTTCCCAGGAGAGGACTTCAGG GGGGACGTTATGGCAGACAAGGTCCCTCACTGTCGTGTCTGCACTGGAATTGTCAAGCCTGACATTGTGTTCTTTGGCGAGGAGCTTCCGCGGCGCTTCTTCCTGCACTTGACAGACTTCCCCATGGCAGACCTGCTTTTTGTCATCGGAACGTCCCTGGAG GTGGAGCCCTTTGCCAGCCTGGCAGGAGCTGTTCGCAACTCCATTCCCCGGGTCCTCATCAACAGAGATCTTGTAGGACCATTTGCCTGGCAGCAACGCTACAATGACGTAGCCCAGCTGGGGGATGTGGTCACTGGGGTCGAGAAGCTGGTAGAACTGCTGGACTGGAACAAAGAGATGCAAACactaattcagaaagaaaaagaaaag
- the SIRT3 gene encoding NAD-dependent protein deacetylase sirtuin-3, mitochondrial isoform X6: protein MATGPWSGGFGAARRVMAAWRSLWERGGLARFYPQCRTGCGARRVQGTKPFSLSAAASAVLGLGSWGGDSGKQKLTLQDVAELIQKKECRRVVVMAGAGISTPSGIPDFRSPGSGLYSNLEQYNIPYPEAIFELAYFFINPKPFFTLAKELYPGNYRPNYTHYFLRLLHDKGLLLRLYTQNIDGLERVAGIPPDRLVEAHGTFATATCTVCRRKFPGEDFRGDVMADKVPHCRVCTGIVKPDIVFFGEELPRRFFLHLTDFPMADLLFVIGTSLELDAKDK from the exons ATGGCGACGGGGCCCTGGAGCGGGGGGttcggcgcggcgcggcgggtGATGGCGG CATGGAGGAGCCTGTGGGAGCGTGGTGGGCTGGCTCGGTTCTACCCTCAGTGCAGGACTGGCTGTGGGGCACGCAG GGTACAAGGGACCAAGCCCTTCTCTCTGTCTGCTGCCGCCAGTGCTGTTCTAGGACTGGGCAGCTGGGGAGGTGACAGTGGGAAGCAGAAGCTCACCCTGCAGGATGTGGCGGAGCTCATTCAGAAGAAAGAGTGTCGTCGAGTAGTGGTGATGGCTGGTGCTGGGATCAGCACCCCCAGCGGCATCCCAGACTTTAG gTCCCCGGGGAGCGGCCTCTATAGCAACCTTGAGCAGTACAACATCCCTTATCCCGAAGCCATCTTTGAACTGGCCTATTTCTTCATCAACCCCAAGCCATTTTTCACTTTGGCCAAGGAGCTCTACCCTGGCAATTATAGACCCAACTACACCCACTATTTCCTGAGGCTCCTGCACGACAAAGGGCTCCTTCTACGTCTCTATACTCAGAATATTGATGGGCTGGAGCGAG TTGCTGGGATCCCTCCCGATAGACTGGTGGAAGCCCACGGCACCTTTGCTACTGCCACATGCACAGTCTGTCGGAGGAAGTTCCCAGGAGAGGACTTCAGG GGGGACGTTATGGCAGACAAGGTCCCTCACTGTCGTGTCTGCACTGGAATTGTCAAGCCTGACATTGTGTTCTTTGGCGAGGAGCTTCCGCGGCGCTTCTTCCTGCACTTGACAGACTTCCCCATGGCAGACCTGCTTTTTGTCATCGGAACGTCCCTGGAG
- the SIRT3 gene encoding NAD-dependent protein deacetylase sirtuin-3, mitochondrial isoform X5 has protein sequence MATGPWSGGFGAARRVMAAWRSLWERGGLARFYPQCRTGCGARSRVQGTKPFSLSAAASAVLGLGSWGGDSGKQKLTLQDVAELIQKKECRRVVVMAGAGISTPSGIPDFRSPGSGLYSNLEQYNIPYPEAIFELAYFFINPKPFFTLAKELYPGNYRPNYTHYFLRLLHDKGLLLRLYTQNIDGLERVAGIPPDRLVEAHGTFATATCTVCRRKFPGEDFRGDVMADKVPHCRVCTGIVKPDIVFFGEELPRRFFLHLTDFPMADLLFVIGTSLELDAKDK, from the exons ATGGCGACGGGGCCCTGGAGCGGGGGGttcggcgcggcgcggcgggtGATGGCGG CATGGAGGAGCCTGTGGGAGCGTGGTGGGCTGGCTCGGTTCTACCCTCAGTGCAGGACTGGCTGTGGGGCACGCAG CAGGGTACAAGGGACCAAGCCCTTCTCTCTGTCTGCTGCCGCCAGTGCTGTTCTAGGACTGGGCAGCTGGGGAGGTGACAGTGGGAAGCAGAAGCTCACCCTGCAGGATGTGGCGGAGCTCATTCAGAAGAAAGAGTGTCGTCGAGTAGTGGTGATGGCTGGTGCTGGGATCAGCACCCCCAGCGGCATCCCAGACTTTAG gTCCCCGGGGAGCGGCCTCTATAGCAACCTTGAGCAGTACAACATCCCTTATCCCGAAGCCATCTTTGAACTGGCCTATTTCTTCATCAACCCCAAGCCATTTTTCACTTTGGCCAAGGAGCTCTACCCTGGCAATTATAGACCCAACTACACCCACTATTTCCTGAGGCTCCTGCACGACAAAGGGCTCCTTCTACGTCTCTATACTCAGAATATTGATGGGCTGGAGCGAG TTGCTGGGATCCCTCCCGATAGACTGGTGGAAGCCCACGGCACCTTTGCTACTGCCACATGCACAGTCTGTCGGAGGAAGTTCCCAGGAGAGGACTTCAGG GGGGACGTTATGGCAGACAAGGTCCCTCACTGTCGTGTCTGCACTGGAATTGTCAAGCCTGACATTGTGTTCTTTGGCGAGGAGCTTCCGCGGCGCTTCTTCCTGCACTTGACAGACTTCCCCATGGCAGACCTGCTTTTTGTCATCGGAACGTCCCTGGAG